In Hahella sp. KA22, one genomic interval encodes:
- the ada gene encoding bifunctional DNA-binding transcriptional regulator/O6-methylguanine-DNA methyltransferase Ada, with translation MNAPTKAIATENDPRWRALLERDAQADGSFYYSVKTTGVYCRPSCAARTPRPENVCFYDSIEEAEQAGFRPCRRCRPDAPSLAARQAEKIAAACRLIADAEAIPSLDELAQSVGMSKFHFHRLFKQITGLTPRGYAAAQRQQRLNSALQNAETVTDAIYDAGYSSNGHFYGESDHFLGMTPSDYRRGGTNAEIRFAVGECGLGAILVAQSVRGVCAILLGDEPEALVHELQDRFPKAQLIGDDADFERLIAKVVGFVEAPQIGLDLPLDVRGTAFQQRVWRALQEIPSGATASYADIAQRIGSPKSVRAVAQACAANLLAVAIPCHRVVRSDGALSGYRWGVERKQALLEREAQE, from the coding sequence ATGAACGCACCAACCAAAGCCATCGCCACAGAAAATGATCCCCGCTGGCGCGCGCTGCTGGAGCGCGACGCCCAGGCGGACGGCAGTTTCTATTACTCAGTGAAGACCACCGGCGTTTATTGTCGTCCGTCCTGCGCCGCCAGGACGCCGCGCCCGGAGAATGTATGCTTCTACGACAGTATTGAGGAGGCGGAGCAAGCGGGTTTCCGTCCCTGCCGGCGTTGCCGCCCTGACGCGCCTTCACTGGCCGCGCGGCAAGCGGAAAAAATTGCTGCAGCCTGCCGGTTGATCGCTGACGCAGAAGCCATCCCCAGTCTGGATGAATTGGCCCAAAGCGTAGGCATGAGCAAGTTTCACTTTCATCGACTGTTCAAACAGATCACCGGCCTCACCCCGCGCGGCTACGCCGCCGCACAACGTCAGCAACGCCTCAACAGCGCCCTGCAGAATGCAGAGACGGTGACGGACGCCATTTATGACGCCGGGTACAGTTCCAATGGGCATTTTTATGGGGAATCGGATCACTTTCTCGGCATGACGCCAAGTGACTATCGTCGGGGCGGGACCAATGCGGAAATCCGTTTCGCGGTGGGCGAATGCGGCCTGGGAGCTATCCTGGTGGCGCAAAGCGTCCGCGGCGTCTGCGCCATTTTACTGGGAGACGAACCGGAAGCCCTTGTGCATGAGTTACAGGATCGCTTTCCCAAAGCGCAACTGATAGGCGACGATGCCGACTTCGAGCGCTTGATCGCCAAAGTCGTGGGATTTGTGGAGGCGCCTCAGATCGGGCTCGACCTTCCCCTTGACGTGCGCGGCACCGCCTTTCAACAGCGCGTGTGGCGCGCTTTACAGGAGATTCCGTCAGGCGCGACGGCGAGTTACGCCGATATCGCCCAGCGCATCGGCTCTCCAAAATCCGTTCGCGCCGTGGCGCAGGCTTGCGCCGCCAACCTGCTGGCCGTGGCCATTCCCTGCCATCGTGTAGTGCGCAGTGACGGCGCTCTGTCGGGCTATCGCTGGGGCGTCGAGCGCAAGCAGGCGCTGCTGGAGCGGGAGGCGCAGGAATGA